The Triticum aestivum cultivar Chinese Spring chromosome 3A, IWGSC CS RefSeq v2.1, whole genome shotgun sequence genome includes a region encoding these proteins:
- the LOC123062886 gene encoding fructokinase-1, whose product MAAKRELVVSFGEMLIDFVPTVAGVSLAEAPAFVKAPGGAPANVAIAVARLGGAAAFVGKLGDDEFGRMLAGILRDNGVDAGGVVFDSGARTALAFVTLRADGEREFMFYRNPSADMLLTADELKVDVIKRAAVFHYGSISLIAEPCRTAHLHAMKVAKEAGALLSYDPNLREALWPSLEEARTKILSIWDQADIVKVSEVELEFLTGINSVEDDVAMKLWRPTFKLMLITLGDQGCKYYTKDFRGAVPSYKVQQVDTTGAGDAFIGSLLRKIVQDPSALQDKTKLEGAIKFANACGAITATKKGAIPSLPKEDEVLRLMEKA is encoded by the exons ATGGCGGCGAAGCGCGAGCTGGTGGTCAGCTTCGGGGAGATGCTGATAGACTTCGTGCCGACGGTGGCCGGGGTGTCGCTGGCGGAGGCGCCGGCCTTCGTCAAGGCGCCCGGGGGCGCCCCCGCcaacgtcgccatcgccgtcgcgcgcctcggcggcgccgccgccttcgtcggcaagctcggcgacgacgagttcggccgCATGCTCGCCGGCATCCTCCGCGACAACGGCGTCGACGCCGGCGGCGTCGTCTTCGACTCGGGCGCGCGCACCGCGCTCGCCTTCGTCACGCTCCGCGCCGACGGGGAGCGCGAGTTCATGTTCTACCGCAACCCCAGCGCCGACATGCTCCTCACCGCCGACGAGCTCAAGGTCGACGTCATCAAGAGG GCTGCAGTCTTCCACTATGGATCAATAAGCTTGATTGCCGAGCCTTGCCGGACAGCGCATCTGCACGCCATGAAGGTTGCCAAAGAGGCCGGCGCGCTTCTCTCGTATGACCCGAACCTGAGGGAGGCATTGTGGCCATCCCTTGAGGAGGCTCGCACCAAGATCTTGAGCATCTGGGACCAGGCAGACATTGTCAAGGTCAGCGAGGTCGAGCTCGAGTTTTTGACTGGCATCAACTCGGTGGAGGACGATGTCGCCATGAAGCTGTGGCGCCCTACCTTTAAGCTCATGCTTATCACTCTTGGAGATCAAGGATGCAAGTACTATACCAAG GATTTCCGTGGAGCTGTCCCATCCTACAAGGTACAGCAAGTCGATACGACAGGTGCTGGTGATGCATTTATTGGTTCTCTGCTCCGAAAAATTGTCCAGGATCCATCGGCATTGCAA GATAAGACAAAGCTTGAGGGGGCGATCAAATTTGCCAATGCATGTGGAGCAATCACCGCCACGAAGAAAGGGGCAATCCCTTCGTTGCCCAAGGAAGACGAGGTGTTGCGGCTGATGGAGAAGGCGTAG